From the Candidatus Binataceae bacterium genome, the window AAACTGATTAAGTTATGTAACTCCTGCTCTCAACGCAAGAGCCGCTAACTCATTGCTTTCAGGGGCTTCAGCGCTGTCTCGCGTGCCTGGAGATCCAGATGCGCCGCGAGAGCGGCGGGCGACGTAAATACCTCGGCAGCGCCGAGTGCAAAAAGCCGCTCGCGCCCCTCCGCCCGAGCATTAATCCCGTAGAAGCGCACTCCCGAACCCGCCGCCGCACGGAAATCCGCCTCGCTGTCGCCGACGAAGACGGCCTCGGCAGGGGTGACGGCGCACAGCTCCAGCGCGCGCCTGAGCGTCGCGGGCGAGGGCTTGAGCGCAAGCCCGCTGTCGCGGCCGACGATCACCCGAGCCAGCGCCTCGGCTCGATGCGACGTTAGCCAGGCTCGGATCGTGCGGGACGAATTGGAAGTCACAACCGCCACCGCACAACCTGCGGCGTTGAGCGCTCGGAGCAACTCGAGCGCGCC encodes:
- a CDS encoding HAD-IA family hydrolase; this translates as MPGAMSGSPANEAGRAARAADTALWMFDFDNTLAPLEPAVDWAASRRELQAWLAERGVAPALFEEFPRGNLVLYEALRARLEAGGAAARSVLPSSDAAAAAYDRHSHGALLRGASAIIERYELAGVGALAPAPGALELLRALNAAGCAVAVVTSNSSRTIRAWLTSHRAEALARVIVGRDSGLALKPSPATLRRALELCAVTPAEAVFVGDSEADFRAAAGSGVRFYGINARAEGRERLFALGAAEVFTSPAALAAHLDLQARETALKPLKAMS